From Diceros bicornis minor isolate mBicDic1 chromosome 17, mDicBic1.mat.cur, whole genome shotgun sequence, the proteins below share one genomic window:
- the SMARCD1 gene encoding SWI/SNF-related matrix-associated actin-dependent regulator of chromatin subfamily D member 1 isoform X2, which yields MAARAGFQSVAPSGGAGASGGAGSAAALGPGGTPGPPVRMGPAPGQGLYRSPMPGAAYPRPGMLPGSRMTPQGPSMGPPGYGGNPSVRPGLAQSGMDQSRKRPAPQQIQQVQQQAVQNRNHNAKKKKMADKILPQRIRELVPESQAYMDLLAFERKLDQTIMRKRLDIQEALKRPIKSALSKYDATKQKRKFSSFFKSLVIELDKDLYGPDNHLVEWHRTATTQETDGFQVKRPGDVNVRCTVLLMLDYQPPQFKLDPRLARLLGIHTQTRPVIIQALWQYIKTHKLQDPHEREFVICDKYLQQIFESQRMKFSEIPQRLHALLMPPEPIIINHVISVDPNDQKKTACYDIDVEVDDTLKTQMNSFLLSTASQQEIATLDNKIHETIETINQLKTQREFMLSFARDPQGFINDWLQSQCRDLKTMTDVVGNPEEERRAEFYFQPWAQEAVCRYFYSKVQQRRQELEQALGIRNT from the exons ATGGCGGCCCGGGCAGGTTTCCAGTCTGTGGCTCCGAGCGGCGGCGCCGGAGCCTCTGGAGGGGCCGGCTCGGCGGCTGCTCTGGGCCCAGGCGGGACTCCGGGACCTCCTGTGCGAATGGGCCCAGCGCCGGGTCAAGGGCTGTACCGTTCCCCGATGCCCGGAGCGGCCTATCCG AGACCAGGTATGCTGCCAGGCAGCCGAATGACACCTCAGGGACCTTCCATGGGACCCCCTGGCTATGGGGGGAACCCTTCAGTCCGACCTGGCCTGGCCCAGTCAGGGATGGACCAGTCCCGCAAGAGACCTGCACCTCAGCAGATCCAGCAGGTCCAGCAGCAGGCGGTCCAAAACCGAAATCACAA tgcaaagaaaaagaagatggcTGACAAAATTCTACCTCAAAGG aTACGTGAACTGGTACCAGAATCCCAAGCCTATATGGATCTCTTGGCTTTTGAAAGGAAACTGGACCAGACTATCATGAGGAAACGGCTAGATATCCAGGAGGCTTTGAAACGTCCCATCAAG tCAGCCTTGTCCAAATATGATGCCACCAAACAAAAGAGGaagttctcttccttttttaagtCCTTGGTGATCGAATTGGACAAAGACCTGTATGGCCCAGACAACCATCTGGTAGAA TGGCACAGGACCGCCACTACCCAGGAGACGGATGGCTTCCAGGTGAAGCGGCCAGGAGACGTGAATGTACGGTGTACTGTCCTACTGATGCTGGATTACCAG CCTCCCCAGTTTAAATTAGACCCTCGCCTGGCTCGGCTCCTGGGCATCCACACCCAGACCCGACCAGTGATCATCCAAGCACTGTGGCAATATATTAAGACACATAAGCTCCAGGACCCTCACGAGCGGGAGTTTGTCATCTGTGACAAGTACCTCCAGCAG ATCTTTGAGTCTCAGCGTATGAAGTTTTCAGAGATCCCCCAACGCCTCCACGCCTTGCTTATGCCACCAGAGCCCATCATCATTAACCATGTCATCAG TGTTGACCCGAATGATCAGAAAAAGACAGCTTGTTATGACATTGATGTGGAAGTGGATGATACCTTGAAGACCCAGATGAATTCTTTTCTGCTATCTACTGCCAGCCAGCAGGAGATTGCTACTCTAGACAACAAG aTCCATGAGACAATAGAAACTATCAATCAGCTGAAGACCCAGCGGGAGTTCATGCTGAGCTTTGCCAGAGACCCTCAGGGTTTCATCAATGACTGGCTTCAGTCCCAGTGCCGGGACCTCAAG ACCATGACTGACGTGGTAGGTAACCCAGAGGAAGAGCGCCGAGCTGAGTTCTACTTCCAGCCCTGGGCTCAAGAGGCTGTGTGCCGATACTTCTACTCCAAG GTGCAGCAGAGACGGCAAGAATTAGAGCAAGCCCTGGGAATCCGAAATACATAG
- the SMARCD1 gene encoding SWI/SNF-related matrix-associated actin-dependent regulator of chromatin subfamily D member 1 isoform X3, which produces MAARAGFQSVAPSGGAGASGGAGSAAALGPGGTPGPPVRMGPAPGQGLYRSPMPGAAYPRPGMLPGSRMTPQGPSMGPPGYGGNPSVRPGLAQSGMDQSRKRPAPQQIQQVQQQAVQNRNHNAKKKKMADKILPQRIRELVPESQAYMDLLAFERKLDQTIMRKRLDIQEALKRPIKWHRTATTQETDGFQVKRPGDVNVRCTVLLMLDYQPPQFKLDPRLARLLGIHTQTRPVIIQALWQYIKTHKLQDPHEREFVICDKYLQQIFESQRMKFSEIPQRLHALLMPPEPIIINHVISVDPNDQKKTACYDIDVEVDDTLKTQMNSFLLSTASQQEIATLDNKIHETIETINQLKTQREFMLSFARDPQGFINDWLQSQCRDLKTMTDVVGNPEEERRAEFYFQPWAQEAVCRYFYSKVQQRRQELEQALGIRNT; this is translated from the exons ATGGCGGCCCGGGCAGGTTTCCAGTCTGTGGCTCCGAGCGGCGGCGCCGGAGCCTCTGGAGGGGCCGGCTCGGCGGCTGCTCTGGGCCCAGGCGGGACTCCGGGACCTCCTGTGCGAATGGGCCCAGCGCCGGGTCAAGGGCTGTACCGTTCCCCGATGCCCGGAGCGGCCTATCCG AGACCAGGTATGCTGCCAGGCAGCCGAATGACACCTCAGGGACCTTCCATGGGACCCCCTGGCTATGGGGGGAACCCTTCAGTCCGACCTGGCCTGGCCCAGTCAGGGATGGACCAGTCCCGCAAGAGACCTGCACCTCAGCAGATCCAGCAGGTCCAGCAGCAGGCGGTCCAAAACCGAAATCACAA tgcaaagaaaaagaagatggcTGACAAAATTCTACCTCAAAGG aTACGTGAACTGGTACCAGAATCCCAAGCCTATATGGATCTCTTGGCTTTTGAAAGGAAACTGGACCAGACTATCATGAGGAAACGGCTAGATATCCAGGAGGCTTTGAAACGTCCCATCAAG TGGCACAGGACCGCCACTACCCAGGAGACGGATGGCTTCCAGGTGAAGCGGCCAGGAGACGTGAATGTACGGTGTACTGTCCTACTGATGCTGGATTACCAG CCTCCCCAGTTTAAATTAGACCCTCGCCTGGCTCGGCTCCTGGGCATCCACACCCAGACCCGACCAGTGATCATCCAAGCACTGTGGCAATATATTAAGACACATAAGCTCCAGGACCCTCACGAGCGGGAGTTTGTCATCTGTGACAAGTACCTCCAGCAG ATCTTTGAGTCTCAGCGTATGAAGTTTTCAGAGATCCCCCAACGCCTCCACGCCTTGCTTATGCCACCAGAGCCCATCATCATTAACCATGTCATCAG TGTTGACCCGAATGATCAGAAAAAGACAGCTTGTTATGACATTGATGTGGAAGTGGATGATACCTTGAAGACCCAGATGAATTCTTTTCTGCTATCTACTGCCAGCCAGCAGGAGATTGCTACTCTAGACAACAAG aTCCATGAGACAATAGAAACTATCAATCAGCTGAAGACCCAGCGGGAGTTCATGCTGAGCTTTGCCAGAGACCCTCAGGGTTTCATCAATGACTGGCTTCAGTCCCAGTGCCGGGACCTCAAG ACCATGACTGACGTGGTAGGTAACCCAGAGGAAGAGCGCCGAGCTGAGTTCTACTTCCAGCCCTGGGCTCAAGAGGCTGTGTGCCGATACTTCTACTCCAAG GTGCAGCAGAGACGGCAAGAATTAGAGCAAGCCCTGGGAATCCGAAATACATAG
- the SMARCD1 gene encoding SWI/SNF-related matrix-associated actin-dependent regulator of chromatin subfamily D member 1 isoform X1, whose product MAARAGFQSVAPSGGAGASGGAGSAAALGPGGTPGPPVRMGPAPGQGLYRSPMPGAAYPRPGMLPGSRMTPQGPSMGPPGYGGNPSVRPGLAQSGMDQSRKRPAPQQIQQVQQQAVQNRNHNAKKKKMADKILPQRIRELVPESQAYMDLLAFERKLDQTIMRKRLDIQEALKRPIKQKRKLRIFISNTFNPAKSDAEDGEGTVASWELRVEGRLLEDSALSKYDATKQKRKFSSFFKSLVIELDKDLYGPDNHLVEWHRTATTQETDGFQVKRPGDVNVRCTVLLMLDYQPPQFKLDPRLARLLGIHTQTRPVIIQALWQYIKTHKLQDPHEREFVICDKYLQQIFESQRMKFSEIPQRLHALLMPPEPIIINHVISVDPNDQKKTACYDIDVEVDDTLKTQMNSFLLSTASQQEIATLDNKIHETIETINQLKTQREFMLSFARDPQGFINDWLQSQCRDLKTMTDVVGNPEEERRAEFYFQPWAQEAVCRYFYSKVQQRRQELEQALGIRNT is encoded by the exons ATGGCGGCCCGGGCAGGTTTCCAGTCTGTGGCTCCGAGCGGCGGCGCCGGAGCCTCTGGAGGGGCCGGCTCGGCGGCTGCTCTGGGCCCAGGCGGGACTCCGGGACCTCCTGTGCGAATGGGCCCAGCGCCGGGTCAAGGGCTGTACCGTTCCCCGATGCCCGGAGCGGCCTATCCG AGACCAGGTATGCTGCCAGGCAGCCGAATGACACCTCAGGGACCTTCCATGGGACCCCCTGGCTATGGGGGGAACCCTTCAGTCCGACCTGGCCTGGCCCAGTCAGGGATGGACCAGTCCCGCAAGAGACCTGCACCTCAGCAGATCCAGCAGGTCCAGCAGCAGGCGGTCCAAAACCGAAATCACAA tgcaaagaaaaagaagatggcTGACAAAATTCTACCTCAAAGG aTACGTGAACTGGTACCAGAATCCCAAGCCTATATGGATCTCTTGGCTTTTGAAAGGAAACTGGACCAGACTATCATGAGGAAACGGCTAGATATCCAGGAGGCTTTGAAACGTCCCATCAAG caaaaacggaAGCTgcgaattttcatttctaacactTTCAATCCGGCTAAGTCAGATGCCGAGGATGGGGAAGGGACGGTGGCTTCCTGGGAGCTTCGGGTAGAAGGACGGCTCCTGGAAGAT tCAGCCTTGTCCAAATATGATGCCACCAAACAAAAGAGGaagttctcttccttttttaagtCCTTGGTGATCGAATTGGACAAAGACCTGTATGGCCCAGACAACCATCTGGTAGAA TGGCACAGGACCGCCACTACCCAGGAGACGGATGGCTTCCAGGTGAAGCGGCCAGGAGACGTGAATGTACGGTGTACTGTCCTACTGATGCTGGATTACCAG CCTCCCCAGTTTAAATTAGACCCTCGCCTGGCTCGGCTCCTGGGCATCCACACCCAGACCCGACCAGTGATCATCCAAGCACTGTGGCAATATATTAAGACACATAAGCTCCAGGACCCTCACGAGCGGGAGTTTGTCATCTGTGACAAGTACCTCCAGCAG ATCTTTGAGTCTCAGCGTATGAAGTTTTCAGAGATCCCCCAACGCCTCCACGCCTTGCTTATGCCACCAGAGCCCATCATCATTAACCATGTCATCAG TGTTGACCCGAATGATCAGAAAAAGACAGCTTGTTATGACATTGATGTGGAAGTGGATGATACCTTGAAGACCCAGATGAATTCTTTTCTGCTATCTACTGCCAGCCAGCAGGAGATTGCTACTCTAGACAACAAG aTCCATGAGACAATAGAAACTATCAATCAGCTGAAGACCCAGCGGGAGTTCATGCTGAGCTTTGCCAGAGACCCTCAGGGTTTCATCAATGACTGGCTTCAGTCCCAGTGCCGGGACCTCAAG ACCATGACTGACGTGGTAGGTAACCCAGAGGAAGAGCGCCGAGCTGAGTTCTACTTCCAGCCCTGGGCTCAAGAGGCTGTGTGCCGATACTTCTACTCCAAG GTGCAGCAGAGACGGCAAGAATTAGAGCAAGCCCTGGGAATCCGAAATACATAG